Proteins encoded together in one Epinephelus moara isolate mb chromosome 2, YSFRI_EMoa_1.0, whole genome shotgun sequence window:
- the fosb gene encoding protein fosB isoform X7: MQLFWKETKSISPGNTKKISNGDVALSLITAGVAFSLSPSGEMYQGFPGDPDSGSRGSSSPSIESQYLSSVDSFGSPPTTSAPQLDLFMSSDQECVSAGAGLSIVGSGPGASVGGEMPGSFVPTVTAITTSQDLQWMVQPTLVSSQASGQSGTTGTTTMTQPVSLVDPYDMPGPSYSSGSAFTPPSSETPGPAPGPIRQSRTRSRRAREESVSEDGDVGVLLTPEEEEKRRVRRERNKLAAAKCRNRRRELTDRLQSETDILEEEKAELEAEISELQKEKERLEFVLVAHQPNCKIPYQEQSQHGSAQLPPVQPQLPPQTLQPPVSIVGLAVKEDTFYLPPAYSAHPASTQSQPPVQQQVQQQPQPGIMQESSTPESPKTPSSPWDLE, from the exons ATGCAACTTTTTTGGAAAGAAACCAAGAGCATCTCACCGGGGAATACCAAAAAGATCAGTAACG GTGACGTCGCGCTCTCTCTGATAACAGCAGGTGTCGCGTTCTCTCTCAGTCCCTCCGGGGAAATGTACCAAGGGTTCCCCGGCGACCCAGACAGCGGATCCCGAGGAAGCTCCTCTCCATCTATAGAGTCCCAGTATCTTTCCTCCGTGGACTCCTTCGGGAGCCCGCCGACCACCAGTGCCCCGCAG CTTGATTTGTTCATGTCTTCTGATCAGGAGTGTGTATCAGCGGGAGCTGGCTTGAGCATTGTGGGTAGCGGGCCAGGGGCCAGCGTCGGAGGGGAGATGCCCGGTTCATTTGTGCCCACCGTCACCGCCATCACCACCAGTCAGGATCTGCAGTGGATGGTTCAGCCGACCCTCGTCTCCTCCCAGGCCTCTGGACAGAGTGGTACCACTGGGACCACAACTATGACCCAGCCAGTGTCGCTGGTTGACCCGTATGACATGCCAGGCCCTAGTTATTCCTCAGGGTCTGCCTTCACCCCTCCAAGCTCGGAAACTCCAGGCCCAGCTCCGGGCCCCATCCGCCAGTCCAGAACCCGCAGCCGCCGTGCAAGAGAAGAGTCTGTGAGTGAAGATGGAGATGTTGGTGTGTta CTAAcacctgaggaggaggagaagaggcgTGTTCGGCGAGAGAGAAACAAGTTGGCCGCCGCCAAATGTAGAAACCGCCGACGAGAACTCACAGACAGACTGCAGTCG GAGACGGACAtactggaggaggagaaggcagAGCTGGAGGCTGAGATCTCCGAGCTGCAGAAGGAGAAGGAGCGCCTGGAGTTTGTCCTGGTGGCGCACCAGCCGAACTGTAAGATCCCGTACCAGGAGCAATCTCAGCATGGCTCGGCGCAGCTCCCTCCGGTCCAGCCCCAGCTCCCTCCCCAGACCCTACAACCTCCTGTCTCCATTGTGGGCTTGGCTGTGAAAGAAGACACTTTCTATCTGCCTCCTGCCTACTCAGCCCATCCGGCCTCCACACAGTCCCAGCCTCCGGTTCAGCAGCAAgtccagcagcagcctcagccagGGATAATGCAGGAG TCTTCGACCCCAGAGAGCCCGAAGACCCCCTCCAGCCCTTGGGACCTTGAGTGA
- the fosb gene encoding protein fosB isoform X4, protein MQLFWKETKSISPGNTKKISNGDVALSLITAGVAFSLSPSGEMYQGFPGDPDSGSRGSSSPSIESQYLSSVDSFGSPPTTSAPQECVSAGAGLSIVGSGPGASVGGEMPGSFVPTVTAITTSQDLQWMVQPTLVSSQASGQSGTTGTTTMTQPVSLVDPYDMPGPSYSSGSAFTPPSSETPGPAPGPIRQSRTRSRRAREESLTPEEEEKRRVRRERNKLAAAKCRNRRRELTDRLQSETDILEEEKAELEAEISELQKEKERLEFVLVAHQPNCKIPYQEQSQHGSAQLPPVQPQLPPQTLQPPVSIVGLAVKEDTFYLPPAYSAHPASTQSQPPVQQQVQQQPQPGIMQEVEFSSSFYGSSEPAPGGPCLMASDSGGGGGNHDDAAIGSYNTSYTSSFVFTYPEGACGVSANQRNSSSEQSSDSLNSPSLLAL, encoded by the exons ATGCAACTTTTTTGGAAAGAAACCAAGAGCATCTCACCGGGGAATACCAAAAAGATCAGTAACG GTGACGTCGCGCTCTCTCTGATAACAGCAGGTGTCGCGTTCTCTCTCAGTCCCTCCGGGGAAATGTACCAAGGGTTCCCCGGCGACCCAGACAGCGGATCCCGAGGAAGCTCCTCTCCATCTATAGAGTCCCAGTATCTTTCCTCCGTGGACTCCTTCGGGAGCCCGCCGACCACCAGTGCCCCGCAG GAGTGTGTATCAGCGGGAGCTGGCTTGAGCATTGTGGGTAGCGGGCCAGGGGCCAGCGTCGGAGGGGAGATGCCCGGTTCATTTGTGCCCACCGTCACCGCCATCACCACCAGTCAGGATCTGCAGTGGATGGTTCAGCCGACCCTCGTCTCCTCCCAGGCCTCTGGACAGAGTGGTACCACTGGGACCACAACTATGACCCAGCCAGTGTCGCTGGTTGACCCGTATGACATGCCAGGCCCTAGTTATTCCTCAGGGTCTGCCTTCACCCCTCCAAGCTCGGAAACTCCAGGCCCAGCTCCGGGCCCCATCCGCCAGTCCAGAACCCGCAGCCGCCGTGCAAGAGAAGAGTCT CTAAcacctgaggaggaggagaagaggcgTGTTCGGCGAGAGAGAAACAAGTTGGCCGCCGCCAAATGTAGAAACCGCCGACGAGAACTCACAGACAGACTGCAGTCG GAGACGGACAtactggaggaggagaaggcagAGCTGGAGGCTGAGATCTCCGAGCTGCAGAAGGAGAAGGAGCGCCTGGAGTTTGTCCTGGTGGCGCACCAGCCGAACTGTAAGATCCCGTACCAGGAGCAATCTCAGCATGGCTCGGCGCAGCTCCCTCCGGTCCAGCCCCAGCTCCCTCCCCAGACCCTACAACCTCCTGTCTCCATTGTGGGCTTGGCTGTGAAAGAAGACACTTTCTATCTGCCTCCTGCCTACTCAGCCCATCCGGCCTCCACACAGTCCCAGCCTCCGGTTCAGCAGCAAgtccagcagcagcctcagccagGGATAATGCAGGAGGTAGAGTTTTCTAGTTCTTTCTATGGCTCAAGTGAGCCGGCACCAGGCGGGCCGTGCCTCATGGCCAGCgacagtggtggtggtggtggtaacCATGACGATGCGGCCATTGGCAGCTACAACACCTCATACACATCTTCATTTGTGTTCACCTACCCAGAGGGAGCCTGCGGGGTCAGTGCCAACCAGCGGAACAGCAGTAGCGAGCAGTCATCTGATTCCCTGAACTCGCCTTCGCTGCTGGCGCTTTGA
- the fosb gene encoding protein fosB isoform X3, with amino-acid sequence MQLFWKETKSISPGNTKKISNGDVALSLITAGVAFSLSPSGEMYQGFPGDPDSGSRGSSSPSIESQYLSSVDSFGSPPTTSAPQLDLFMSSDQECVSAGAGLSIVGSGPGASVGGEMPGSFVPTVTAITTSQDLQWMVQPTLVSSQASGQSGTTGTTTMTQPVSLVDPYDMPGPSYSSGSAFTPPSSETPGPAPGPIRQSRTRSRRAREESLTPEEEEKRRVRRERNKLAAAKCRNRRRELTDRLQSETDILEEEKAELEAEISELQKEKERLEFVLVAHQPNCKIPYQEQSQHGSAQLPPVQPQLPPQTLQPPVSIVGLAVKEDTFYLPPAYSAHPASTQSQPPVQQQVQQQPQPGIMQEVEFSSSFYGSSEPAPGGPCLMASDSGGGGGNHDDAAIGSYNTSYTSSFVFTYPEGACGVSANQRNSSSEQSSDSLNSPSLLAL; translated from the exons ATGCAACTTTTTTGGAAAGAAACCAAGAGCATCTCACCGGGGAATACCAAAAAGATCAGTAACG GTGACGTCGCGCTCTCTCTGATAACAGCAGGTGTCGCGTTCTCTCTCAGTCCCTCCGGGGAAATGTACCAAGGGTTCCCCGGCGACCCAGACAGCGGATCCCGAGGAAGCTCCTCTCCATCTATAGAGTCCCAGTATCTTTCCTCCGTGGACTCCTTCGGGAGCCCGCCGACCACCAGTGCCCCGCAG CTTGATTTGTTCATGTCTTCTGATCAGGAGTGTGTATCAGCGGGAGCTGGCTTGAGCATTGTGGGTAGCGGGCCAGGGGCCAGCGTCGGAGGGGAGATGCCCGGTTCATTTGTGCCCACCGTCACCGCCATCACCACCAGTCAGGATCTGCAGTGGATGGTTCAGCCGACCCTCGTCTCCTCCCAGGCCTCTGGACAGAGTGGTACCACTGGGACCACAACTATGACCCAGCCAGTGTCGCTGGTTGACCCGTATGACATGCCAGGCCCTAGTTATTCCTCAGGGTCTGCCTTCACCCCTCCAAGCTCGGAAACTCCAGGCCCAGCTCCGGGCCCCATCCGCCAGTCCAGAACCCGCAGCCGCCGTGCAAGAGAAGAGTCT CTAAcacctgaggaggaggagaagaggcgTGTTCGGCGAGAGAGAAACAAGTTGGCCGCCGCCAAATGTAGAAACCGCCGACGAGAACTCACAGACAGACTGCAGTCG GAGACGGACAtactggaggaggagaaggcagAGCTGGAGGCTGAGATCTCCGAGCTGCAGAAGGAGAAGGAGCGCCTGGAGTTTGTCCTGGTGGCGCACCAGCCGAACTGTAAGATCCCGTACCAGGAGCAATCTCAGCATGGCTCGGCGCAGCTCCCTCCGGTCCAGCCCCAGCTCCCTCCCCAGACCCTACAACCTCCTGTCTCCATTGTGGGCTTGGCTGTGAAAGAAGACACTTTCTATCTGCCTCCTGCCTACTCAGCCCATCCGGCCTCCACACAGTCCCAGCCTCCGGTTCAGCAGCAAgtccagcagcagcctcagccagGGATAATGCAGGAGGTAGAGTTTTCTAGTTCTTTCTATGGCTCAAGTGAGCCGGCACCAGGCGGGCCGTGCCTCATGGCCAGCgacagtggtggtggtggtggtaacCATGACGATGCGGCCATTGGCAGCTACAACACCTCATACACATCTTCATTTGTGTTCACCTACCCAGAGGGAGCCTGCGGGGTCAGTGCCAACCAGCGGAACAGCAGTAGCGAGCAGTCATCTGATTCCCTGAACTCGCCTTCGCTGCTGGCGCTTTGA
- the fosb gene encoding protein fosB isoform X5 — protein MYQGFPGDPDSGSRGSSSPSIESQYLSSVDSFGSPPTTSAPQLDLFMSSDQECVSAGAGLSIVGSGPGASVGGEMPGSFVPTVTAITTSQDLQWMVQPTLVSSQASGQSGTTGTTTMTQPVSLVDPYDMPGPSYSSGSAFTPPSSETPGPAPGPIRQSRTRSRRAREESVSEDGDVGVLLTPEEEEKRRVRRERNKLAAAKCRNRRRELTDRLQSETDILEEEKAELEAEISELQKEKERLEFVLVAHQPNCKIPYQEQSQHGSAQLPPVQPQLPPQTLQPPVSIVGLAVKEDTFYLPPAYSAHPASTQSQPPVQQQVQQQPQPGIMQEVEFSSSFYGSSEPAPGGPCLMASDSGGGGGNHDDAAIGSYNTSYTSSFVFTYPEGACGVSANQRNSSSEQSSDSLNSPSLLAL, from the exons ATGTACCAAGGGTTCCCCGGCGACCCAGACAGCGGATCCCGAGGAAGCTCCTCTCCATCTATAGAGTCCCAGTATCTTTCCTCCGTGGACTCCTTCGGGAGCCCGCCGACCACCAGTGCCCCGCAG CTTGATTTGTTCATGTCTTCTGATCAGGAGTGTGTATCAGCGGGAGCTGGCTTGAGCATTGTGGGTAGCGGGCCAGGGGCCAGCGTCGGAGGGGAGATGCCCGGTTCATTTGTGCCCACCGTCACCGCCATCACCACCAGTCAGGATCTGCAGTGGATGGTTCAGCCGACCCTCGTCTCCTCCCAGGCCTCTGGACAGAGTGGTACCACTGGGACCACAACTATGACCCAGCCAGTGTCGCTGGTTGACCCGTATGACATGCCAGGCCCTAGTTATTCCTCAGGGTCTGCCTTCACCCCTCCAAGCTCGGAAACTCCAGGCCCAGCTCCGGGCCCCATCCGCCAGTCCAGAACCCGCAGCCGCCGTGCAAGAGAAGAGTCTGTGAGTGAAGATGGAGATGTTGGTGTGTta CTAAcacctgaggaggaggagaagaggcgTGTTCGGCGAGAGAGAAACAAGTTGGCCGCCGCCAAATGTAGAAACCGCCGACGAGAACTCACAGACAGACTGCAGTCG GAGACGGACAtactggaggaggagaaggcagAGCTGGAGGCTGAGATCTCCGAGCTGCAGAAGGAGAAGGAGCGCCTGGAGTTTGTCCTGGTGGCGCACCAGCCGAACTGTAAGATCCCGTACCAGGAGCAATCTCAGCATGGCTCGGCGCAGCTCCCTCCGGTCCAGCCCCAGCTCCCTCCCCAGACCCTACAACCTCCTGTCTCCATTGTGGGCTTGGCTGTGAAAGAAGACACTTTCTATCTGCCTCCTGCCTACTCAGCCCATCCGGCCTCCACACAGTCCCAGCCTCCGGTTCAGCAGCAAgtccagcagcagcctcagccagGGATAATGCAGGAGGTAGAGTTTTCTAGTTCTTTCTATGGCTCAAGTGAGCCGGCACCAGGCGGGCCGTGCCTCATGGCCAGCgacagtggtggtggtggtggtaacCATGACGATGCGGCCATTGGCAGCTACAACACCTCATACACATCTTCATTTGTGTTCACCTACCCAGAGGGAGCCTGCGGGGTCAGTGCCAACCAGCGGAACAGCAGTAGCGAGCAGTCATCTGATTCCCTGAACTCGCCTTCGCTGCTGGCGCTTTGA
- the fosb gene encoding protein fosB isoform X2, which produces MQLFWKETKSISPGNTKKISNGDVALSLITAGVAFSLSPSGEMYQGFPGDPDSGSRGSSSPSIESQYLSSVDSFGSPPTTSAPQECVSAGAGLSIVGSGPGASVGGEMPGSFVPTVTAITTSQDLQWMVQPTLVSSQASGQSGTTGTTTMTQPVSLVDPYDMPGPSYSSGSAFTPPSSETPGPAPGPIRQSRTRSRRAREESVSEDGDVGVLLTPEEEEKRRVRRERNKLAAAKCRNRRRELTDRLQSETDILEEEKAELEAEISELQKEKERLEFVLVAHQPNCKIPYQEQSQHGSAQLPPVQPQLPPQTLQPPVSIVGLAVKEDTFYLPPAYSAHPASTQSQPPVQQQVQQQPQPGIMQEVEFSSSFYGSSEPAPGGPCLMASDSGGGGGNHDDAAIGSYNTSYTSSFVFTYPEGACGVSANQRNSSSEQSSDSLNSPSLLAL; this is translated from the exons ATGCAACTTTTTTGGAAAGAAACCAAGAGCATCTCACCGGGGAATACCAAAAAGATCAGTAACG GTGACGTCGCGCTCTCTCTGATAACAGCAGGTGTCGCGTTCTCTCTCAGTCCCTCCGGGGAAATGTACCAAGGGTTCCCCGGCGACCCAGACAGCGGATCCCGAGGAAGCTCCTCTCCATCTATAGAGTCCCAGTATCTTTCCTCCGTGGACTCCTTCGGGAGCCCGCCGACCACCAGTGCCCCGCAG GAGTGTGTATCAGCGGGAGCTGGCTTGAGCATTGTGGGTAGCGGGCCAGGGGCCAGCGTCGGAGGGGAGATGCCCGGTTCATTTGTGCCCACCGTCACCGCCATCACCACCAGTCAGGATCTGCAGTGGATGGTTCAGCCGACCCTCGTCTCCTCCCAGGCCTCTGGACAGAGTGGTACCACTGGGACCACAACTATGACCCAGCCAGTGTCGCTGGTTGACCCGTATGACATGCCAGGCCCTAGTTATTCCTCAGGGTCTGCCTTCACCCCTCCAAGCTCGGAAACTCCAGGCCCAGCTCCGGGCCCCATCCGCCAGTCCAGAACCCGCAGCCGCCGTGCAAGAGAAGAGTCTGTGAGTGAAGATGGAGATGTTGGTGTGTta CTAAcacctgaggaggaggagaagaggcgTGTTCGGCGAGAGAGAAACAAGTTGGCCGCCGCCAAATGTAGAAACCGCCGACGAGAACTCACAGACAGACTGCAGTCG GAGACGGACAtactggaggaggagaaggcagAGCTGGAGGCTGAGATCTCCGAGCTGCAGAAGGAGAAGGAGCGCCTGGAGTTTGTCCTGGTGGCGCACCAGCCGAACTGTAAGATCCCGTACCAGGAGCAATCTCAGCATGGCTCGGCGCAGCTCCCTCCGGTCCAGCCCCAGCTCCCTCCCCAGACCCTACAACCTCCTGTCTCCATTGTGGGCTTGGCTGTGAAAGAAGACACTTTCTATCTGCCTCCTGCCTACTCAGCCCATCCGGCCTCCACACAGTCCCAGCCTCCGGTTCAGCAGCAAgtccagcagcagcctcagccagGGATAATGCAGGAGGTAGAGTTTTCTAGTTCTTTCTATGGCTCAAGTGAGCCGGCACCAGGCGGGCCGTGCCTCATGGCCAGCgacagtggtggtggtggtggtaacCATGACGATGCGGCCATTGGCAGCTACAACACCTCATACACATCTTCATTTGTGTTCACCTACCCAGAGGGAGCCTGCGGGGTCAGTGCCAACCAGCGGAACAGCAGTAGCGAGCAGTCATCTGATTCCCTGAACTCGCCTTCGCTGCTGGCGCTTTGA
- the fosb gene encoding protein fosB isoform X1 yields MQLFWKETKSISPGNTKKISNGDVALSLITAGVAFSLSPSGEMYQGFPGDPDSGSRGSSSPSIESQYLSSVDSFGSPPTTSAPQLDLFMSSDQECVSAGAGLSIVGSGPGASVGGEMPGSFVPTVTAITTSQDLQWMVQPTLVSSQASGQSGTTGTTTMTQPVSLVDPYDMPGPSYSSGSAFTPPSSETPGPAPGPIRQSRTRSRRAREESVSEDGDVGVLLTPEEEEKRRVRRERNKLAAAKCRNRRRELTDRLQSETDILEEEKAELEAEISELQKEKERLEFVLVAHQPNCKIPYQEQSQHGSAQLPPVQPQLPPQTLQPPVSIVGLAVKEDTFYLPPAYSAHPASTQSQPPVQQQVQQQPQPGIMQEVEFSSSFYGSSEPAPGGPCLMASDSGGGGGNHDDAAIGSYNTSYTSSFVFTYPEGACGVSANQRNSSSEQSSDSLNSPSLLAL; encoded by the exons ATGCAACTTTTTTGGAAAGAAACCAAGAGCATCTCACCGGGGAATACCAAAAAGATCAGTAACG GTGACGTCGCGCTCTCTCTGATAACAGCAGGTGTCGCGTTCTCTCTCAGTCCCTCCGGGGAAATGTACCAAGGGTTCCCCGGCGACCCAGACAGCGGATCCCGAGGAAGCTCCTCTCCATCTATAGAGTCCCAGTATCTTTCCTCCGTGGACTCCTTCGGGAGCCCGCCGACCACCAGTGCCCCGCAG CTTGATTTGTTCATGTCTTCTGATCAGGAGTGTGTATCAGCGGGAGCTGGCTTGAGCATTGTGGGTAGCGGGCCAGGGGCCAGCGTCGGAGGGGAGATGCCCGGTTCATTTGTGCCCACCGTCACCGCCATCACCACCAGTCAGGATCTGCAGTGGATGGTTCAGCCGACCCTCGTCTCCTCCCAGGCCTCTGGACAGAGTGGTACCACTGGGACCACAACTATGACCCAGCCAGTGTCGCTGGTTGACCCGTATGACATGCCAGGCCCTAGTTATTCCTCAGGGTCTGCCTTCACCCCTCCAAGCTCGGAAACTCCAGGCCCAGCTCCGGGCCCCATCCGCCAGTCCAGAACCCGCAGCCGCCGTGCAAGAGAAGAGTCTGTGAGTGAAGATGGAGATGTTGGTGTGTta CTAAcacctgaggaggaggagaagaggcgTGTTCGGCGAGAGAGAAACAAGTTGGCCGCCGCCAAATGTAGAAACCGCCGACGAGAACTCACAGACAGACTGCAGTCG GAGACGGACAtactggaggaggagaaggcagAGCTGGAGGCTGAGATCTCCGAGCTGCAGAAGGAGAAGGAGCGCCTGGAGTTTGTCCTGGTGGCGCACCAGCCGAACTGTAAGATCCCGTACCAGGAGCAATCTCAGCATGGCTCGGCGCAGCTCCCTCCGGTCCAGCCCCAGCTCCCTCCCCAGACCCTACAACCTCCTGTCTCCATTGTGGGCTTGGCTGTGAAAGAAGACACTTTCTATCTGCCTCCTGCCTACTCAGCCCATCCGGCCTCCACACAGTCCCAGCCTCCGGTTCAGCAGCAAgtccagcagcagcctcagccagGGATAATGCAGGAGGTAGAGTTTTCTAGTTCTTTCTATGGCTCAAGTGAGCCGGCACCAGGCGGGCCGTGCCTCATGGCCAGCgacagtggtggtggtggtggtaacCATGACGATGCGGCCATTGGCAGCTACAACACCTCATACACATCTTCATTTGTGTTCACCTACCCAGAGGGAGCCTGCGGGGTCAGTGCCAACCAGCGGAACAGCAGTAGCGAGCAGTCATCTGATTCCCTGAACTCGCCTTCGCTGCTGGCGCTTTGA
- the fosb gene encoding protein fosB isoform X6 encodes MQLFWKETKSISPGNTKKISNGDVALSLITAGVAFSLSPSGEMYQGFPGDPDSGSRGSSSPSIESQYLSSVDSFGSPPTTSAPQLDLFMSSDQECVSAGAGLSIVGSGPGASVGGEMPGSFVPTVTAITTSQDLQWMVQPTLVSSQASGQSGTTGTTTMTQPVSLVDPYDMPGPSYSSGSAFTPPSSETPGPAPGPIRQSRTRSRRAREESVSEDGDVGVLLTPEEEEKRRVRRERNKLAAAKCRNRRRELTDRLQSETDILEEEKAELEAEISELQKEKERLEFVLVAHQPNCKIPYQEQSQHGSAQLPPVQPQLPPQTLQPPVSIVGLAVKEDTFYLPPAYSAHPASTQSQPPVQQQVQQQPQPGIMQEREPAGSVPTSGTAVASSHLIP; translated from the exons ATGCAACTTTTTTGGAAAGAAACCAAGAGCATCTCACCGGGGAATACCAAAAAGATCAGTAACG GTGACGTCGCGCTCTCTCTGATAACAGCAGGTGTCGCGTTCTCTCTCAGTCCCTCCGGGGAAATGTACCAAGGGTTCCCCGGCGACCCAGACAGCGGATCCCGAGGAAGCTCCTCTCCATCTATAGAGTCCCAGTATCTTTCCTCCGTGGACTCCTTCGGGAGCCCGCCGACCACCAGTGCCCCGCAG CTTGATTTGTTCATGTCTTCTGATCAGGAGTGTGTATCAGCGGGAGCTGGCTTGAGCATTGTGGGTAGCGGGCCAGGGGCCAGCGTCGGAGGGGAGATGCCCGGTTCATTTGTGCCCACCGTCACCGCCATCACCACCAGTCAGGATCTGCAGTGGATGGTTCAGCCGACCCTCGTCTCCTCCCAGGCCTCTGGACAGAGTGGTACCACTGGGACCACAACTATGACCCAGCCAGTGTCGCTGGTTGACCCGTATGACATGCCAGGCCCTAGTTATTCCTCAGGGTCTGCCTTCACCCCTCCAAGCTCGGAAACTCCAGGCCCAGCTCCGGGCCCCATCCGCCAGTCCAGAACCCGCAGCCGCCGTGCAAGAGAAGAGTCTGTGAGTGAAGATGGAGATGTTGGTGTGTta CTAAcacctgaggaggaggagaagaggcgTGTTCGGCGAGAGAGAAACAAGTTGGCCGCCGCCAAATGTAGAAACCGCCGACGAGAACTCACAGACAGACTGCAGTCG GAGACGGACAtactggaggaggagaaggcagAGCTGGAGGCTGAGATCTCCGAGCTGCAGAAGGAGAAGGAGCGCCTGGAGTTTGTCCTGGTGGCGCACCAGCCGAACTGTAAGATCCCGTACCAGGAGCAATCTCAGCATGGCTCGGCGCAGCTCCCTCCGGTCCAGCCCCAGCTCCCTCCCCAGACCCTACAACCTCCTGTCTCCATTGTGGGCTTGGCTGTGAAAGAAGACACTTTCTATCTGCCTCCTGCCTACTCAGCCCATCCGGCCTCCACACAGTCCCAGCCTCCGGTTCAGCAGCAAgtccagcagcagcctcagccagGGATAATGCAGGAG AGGGAGCCTGCGGGGTCAGTGCCAACCAGCGGAACAGCAGTAGCGAGCAGTCATCTGATTCCCTGA